The following coding sequences are from one Triticum dicoccoides isolate Atlit2015 ecotype Zavitan chromosome 4A, WEW_v2.0, whole genome shotgun sequence window:
- the LOC119287051 gene encoding GATA transcription factor 18-like isoform X1, with the protein MSDPASAQGPDAEMRDAAAAAGDEDGSEDDAEEEEEEHDEVEEEEEEEELPPAEEPPSPAAPEPVSSFPGNPNQLTLLFQGEVYVFESVTPDKVQAVLLLLGTGEIPPGLSAMVLPSQRENRGYEDLLQRTDIPAKRVASLIRFREKRKGRNFDKQIRYAVRKEVAHRMQRRKGQFVGRANLEGESPSPGCDPVSQGSGQDFLSRESKLCQNCGTSEKMTPAMRRGPAGPRTLCNACGLMWANKGTLRSCSKAKVEAPMLAIEQCNTAVAQCQTGTDVKALPAPNNYDVAPSNGEAMDNSVTANATAAAMEGAPKAQSE; encoded by the exons GCCGAGATGCGCGACGCCGCCGCGGcagccggcgacgaggacggcagcGAGGAcgacgcggaggaggaggaggaagagcacgatgaggtggaagaggaggaggaggaggaggagctgccacctgccgaggagccgccgtcgccggcggccCCAGAACCGGTCTCGTCCTTTCCGGGGAACCCGAACCAGTTGACGCTGCTGTTCCAGGGCGAGGTCTACGTCTTCGAGTCCGTCACCCCTGACAAG GTTCAAGCTGTCCTGTTACTGTTAGGAACTGGTGAAATTCCACCCGGTCTATCTGCCATGGTTTTACCCAGTCAACGTGAAAATAGG GGCTATGAGGATTTACTTCAGAGGACAGACATTCCTGCAAAAAGGGTTGCTTCACTCATCAGGTTCCGCGAAAAACGCAAGGGGAGAAATTTTGATAAGCAAATACGCTATGCTGTACGCAAAGAAGTGGCACACAG GATGCAGCGTCGGAAGGGGCAATTTGTTGGAAGAGCGAATTTGGAGGGGGAGTCCCCTTCTCCAGGCTGTGATCCTGTCTCCCAGGGCTCAGGCCAAGATTTCCTGTCTCGAGAATCAAAGTT GTGTCAGAATTGTGGCACTAGTGAAAAGATGACACCGGCAATGCGTCGTGGTCCAGCTGGTCCAAGGACTTTGTGCAATGCTTGTGGACTGATGTGGGCCAACAAG GGCACCCTGAGAAGTTGCTCCAAGGCAAAAGTTGAAGCTCCTATGCTTGCAATTGAGCAG TGCAACACTGCTGTCGCCCAGTGTCAGACCGGAACCGATGTCAAAGCACTGCCAGCTCCAAACAACTACGACGTCGCTCCAAGCAACGGCGAAGC CATGGATAACAGTGTGACTGCAAACGCAACTGCTGCTGCGATGGAAGGAGCGCCGAAAGCGCAGTCAGAATAA
- the LOC119287051 gene encoding GATA transcription factor 18-like isoform X2 — translation MSDPASAQGPDAEMRDAAAAAGDEDGSEDDAEEEEEEHDEVEEEEEEEELPPAEEPPSPAAPEPVSSFPGNPNQLTLLFQGEVYVFESVTPDKVQAVLLLLGTGEIPPGLSAMVLPSQRENRGYEDLLQRTDIPAKRVASLIRFREKRKGRNFDKQIRYAVRKEVAHRMQRRKGQFVGRANLEGESPSPGCDPVSQGSGQDFLSRESKCQNCGTSEKMTPAMRRGPAGPRTLCNACGLMWANKGTLRSCSKAKVEAPMLAIEQCNTAVAQCQTGTDVKALPAPNNYDVAPSNGEAMDNSVTANATAAAMEGAPKAQSE, via the exons GCCGAGATGCGCGACGCCGCCGCGGcagccggcgacgaggacggcagcGAGGAcgacgcggaggaggaggaggaagagcacgatgaggtggaagaggaggaggaggaggaggagctgccacctgccgaggagccgccgtcgccggcggccCCAGAACCGGTCTCGTCCTTTCCGGGGAACCCGAACCAGTTGACGCTGCTGTTCCAGGGCGAGGTCTACGTCTTCGAGTCCGTCACCCCTGACAAG GTTCAAGCTGTCCTGTTACTGTTAGGAACTGGTGAAATTCCACCCGGTCTATCTGCCATGGTTTTACCCAGTCAACGTGAAAATAGG GGCTATGAGGATTTACTTCAGAGGACAGACATTCCTGCAAAAAGGGTTGCTTCACTCATCAGGTTCCGCGAAAAACGCAAGGGGAGAAATTTTGATAAGCAAATACGCTATGCTGTACGCAAAGAAGTGGCACACAG GATGCAGCGTCGGAAGGGGCAATTTGTTGGAAGAGCGAATTTGGAGGGGGAGTCCCCTTCTCCAGGCTGTGATCCTGTCTCCCAGGGCTCAGGCCAAGATTTCCTGTCTCGAGAATCAAA GTGTCAGAATTGTGGCACTAGTGAAAAGATGACACCGGCAATGCGTCGTGGTCCAGCTGGTCCAAGGACTTTGTGCAATGCTTGTGGACTGATGTGGGCCAACAAG GGCACCCTGAGAAGTTGCTCCAAGGCAAAAGTTGAAGCTCCTATGCTTGCAATTGAGCAG TGCAACACTGCTGTCGCCCAGTGTCAGACCGGAACCGATGTCAAAGCACTGCCAGCTCCAAACAACTACGACGTCGCTCCAAGCAACGGCGAAGC CATGGATAACAGTGTGACTGCAAACGCAACTGCTGCTGCGATGGAAGGAGCGCCGAAAGCGCAGTCAGAATAA
- the LOC119287050 gene encoding uncharacterized protein LOC119287050: MPLYSYSKFHDCYLVLRQGDPLLLMLFVIFIDVLNTLIQRVVKDGFLQCLTNHHIALSISLFANDIVIFCHLDAQDHGTIHELLRLFLDVLHCTDPMPACGDEAIGDGLSCPITNFPIPYLGLPLSVRQIPSSILQALVDRIAGKFTTWRAGCLKGVKLVLARHIPSTMPVHILLAMVLNPSIFKKIDCIQLEFLWYGQWETSCRVEANVSQLTAGLLAVGAWLITDRSSPACIFEDKAKLLHV; this comes from the coding sequence ATGCCATTGTATTCATATTCAAAATTTCATGATTGTTATTTGGTACTCCGCCAAGGCGACCCTTTGTTGCTGATGCTCTTCGTGATTTTCATTGACGTCCTGAACACTTTGATTCAGCGGGTAGTCAAAGACGGGTTCCTGCAGTGCCTCACCAACCATCATATTGCCTTGAGCATTTCCCTCTTTGCCAATGACATTGTCATCTTCTGTCACCTAGACGCTCAGGATCATGGCACGATACATGAGCTGCTTCGTTTATTTCTCGATGTGCTCCACTGCACCGACCCAATGCCAGCCTGCGGCGATGAAGCCATCGGTGACGGCCTGTCCTGCCCCATAACCAATTTCCCCATCCCATATCTAGGGCTGCCGCTGTCAGTTCGGCAAATTCCATCATCCATTCTCCAAGCGCTGGTTGATCGGATCGCAGGGAAGTTCACTACCTGGCGGGCAGGATGTCTAAAAGGGGTAAAGCTTGTGCTGGCCCGACACATTCCTAGTACCATGCCAGTGCATATCCTCCTGGCCATGGTACTAAATCCGTCGATTTTCAAGAAGATTGACTGTATCCAACTCGAATTCCTCTGGTATGGTCAGTGGGAAACTAGTTGTCGAGTGGAGGCCAATGTTTCTCAACTGACAGCTGGTCTGCTGGCCGTTGGCGCTTGGCTGATTACTGATAGAAGCTCGCCAGCATGCATATTTGAAGATAAAGCAAAATTATTACATGTTTAG